Proteins encoded in a region of the Rothia mucilaginosa genome:
- a CDS encoding fibrinogen-like YCDxxxxGGGW domain-containing protein, which produces MPVAIPAITPSTAVEQTAEKRDSAFYNGTTSERAAASCWEAKQANPEAKSGAYWLYTPAMSQPTQFYCDQETDGGGWVKIGEGRDGWTENYEGQGDASQLYSDAAPASSGLTLEQGKALSSLPAAKTPIQLSGTTISQLLNGTRPDQLPDGYRFRRALNTSGTKWQEATVDRRQTSEWTWALRSNAVWSNAIVTNPDKFSSYNENGRRDWPDGTWEDHILRGQNNGFKTLMFDELASQDYRMGFRYGANSPISQDGSEPAITDARNSYIYGKESNGEASFGYTQMFLRPKLTQNDLNLGAIPDSGTPASARRALPNSRSADWRWRTSARTASGKTGEMNTYVEAITEVDHGNGTSSVFIGGDFEYLESSTGERVAQSNIAAFDPVTGELRRDFKLTVDGQVKAVEALPNNRLAVGGNFKLVNGEKHESFVVVDATTGEVAPEWAQVKVEDRIRTEVMTVKTIHRQGDYVYIGGTFTHIYESEKAGEAYSRNIARFKLGEPSNGVPGIVSIDRNWRQVFNGTVNGISASADNSHVYVAGYFTWLNGGLAYRVADITQHMQKGSPWAYQQSEIPAGANVSDLRNETKIWGFQFDVQDAGTGVWVGGTEHLISRYDKASLTPTYTAITRDGGDFQDLHLHGNTIYGACHCGDFLYQDSRNKRTPVGGSSVIHSVKLVAAFDKDSGKMLPEFSPAIKGDHGFGIWESFVDSKGTLWVGGDIHRSLGVHGTQDTVGFARFEARDVAPPPTPQNLKVELKDDKDVLTWDAVQDTGSVRYQILRDDRVIASTSGTKFEIDHTDNARYFVRAVDSSDNYSASTPVQVAPVRPTPTPTETATATPTADPTATADPTASADPTASADPSASASATPSAEATTEVPKEENPKPADPKEETPKDDQKDEAAKDQIVLPYASEWKYMVSSKAPNRKYGWKYNFHFSLEDIAQEAWQTGKTPIGVGSGNLNTSVNVPLVRTRPNIYAYTTIQLTREQASRDLVLTTYADDAIAVGVNGKEVGRSNFDTRGKLWNSAIASSSIDTATAQKTPVTFTVPASQLKAGENLIAVEVHPGISRRNVRPNVSFDLQATSKAPVAEQPAEKEGDKEADAPAAHEAEQPVVDNANNAAAGPGERRIVNNGVGTRVPMQSRRN; this is translated from the coding sequence TTGCCCGTAGCTATCCCCGCTATTACGCCGAGTACCGCTGTCGAACAGACGGCGGAAAAAAGGGACTCTGCTTTCTACAATGGCACGACCTCCGAGCGTGCTGCCGCTAGCTGCTGGGAAGCCAAGCAGGCTAACCCCGAGGCAAAGAGCGGCGCCTACTGGCTGTACACTCCCGCGATGAGCCAGCCGACACAGTTCTACTGCGATCAGGAAACTGATGGTGGTGGCTGGGTCAAGATTGGCGAGGGCCGCGACGGCTGGACCGAGAACTACGAGGGTCAGGGTGACGCTTCTCAACTCTACAGCGATGCCGCACCCGCGTCATCCGGTTTGACTCTTGAACAGGGCAAAGCTCTGAGCTCCCTGCCCGCCGCGAAGACCCCGATTCAGCTTTCGGGTACCACCATTTCGCAGTTGCTCAACGGCACCCGCCCCGATCAGTTGCCCGATGGTTACCGTTTCCGTCGCGCGCTGAACACCTCGGGCACCAAGTGGCAGGAGGCGACGGTTGACCGCCGTCAGACCTCCGAGTGGACCTGGGCTCTGCGTTCGAACGCTGTCTGGTCTAATGCGATCGTCACGAACCCTGACAAGTTCTCTTCCTACAATGAAAATGGCCGCAGGGACTGGCCTGATGGCACGTGGGAAGACCACATTCTGCGTGGACAGAACAACGGCTTCAAGACTTTGATGTTTGATGAGTTGGCGTCCCAGGATTACCGTATGGGTTTCCGTTACGGTGCAAACTCTCCCATTTCGCAGGATGGCTCTGAGCCGGCAATCACCGATGCGCGGAACTCCTACATCTACGGTAAGGAAAGCAACGGTGAGGCCTCTTTCGGTTACACCCAGATGTTCCTGCGCCCGAAGCTGACCCAGAATGATTTGAACCTGGGCGCTATCCCGGATTCCGGTACCCCGGCGAGCGCTCGTCGTGCCCTGCCCAATAGCCGTTCGGCGGATTGGCGCTGGCGAACCAGCGCCAGGACCGCCTCCGGTAAAACCGGCGAAATGAACACCTACGTTGAGGCCATTACCGAGGTCGATCACGGTAACGGCACCTCCAGCGTGTTTATTGGTGGCGACTTCGAGTACCTTGAGTCCTCTACCGGTGAGCGTGTTGCGCAATCTAATATTGCTGCTTTTGACCCGGTGACCGGCGAGTTGCGCCGCGATTTTAAGCTGACTGTTGACGGTCAGGTGAAGGCTGTTGAGGCTCTGCCGAATAACCGTTTGGCTGTTGGCGGTAACTTCAAGCTTGTTAACGGTGAGAAGCATGAGAGCTTCGTCGTTGTTGACGCCACAACCGGTGAAGTTGCCCCTGAATGGGCCCAGGTTAAAGTCGAAGATCGCATTCGTACCGAGGTCATGACAGTGAAGACCATTCACCGTCAGGGTGACTACGTGTATATTGGCGGCACCTTTACCCACATTTATGAAAGTGAAAAGGCGGGTGAGGCGTATTCGCGCAATATTGCCCGTTTTAAGTTGGGCGAGCCTTCTAACGGTGTGCCCGGTATTGTGAGTATAGACCGTAACTGGCGCCAGGTGTTCAACGGTACTGTCAACGGTATTAGCGCCTCCGCTGATAACTCTCATGTTTACGTAGCCGGTTACTTCACCTGGCTCAACGGTGGCCTTGCCTACCGCGTGGCTGATATTACTCAGCATATGCAGAAGGGCAGCCCGTGGGCGTACCAGCAGTCTGAGATTCCTGCTGGCGCTAATGTCTCTGACCTGCGTAATGAAACCAAAATTTGGGGTTTCCAGTTCGACGTCCAGGATGCCGGTACCGGCGTCTGGGTGGGCGGTACCGAGCACCTCATCTCTCGTTACGATAAGGCGTCCTTGACCCCCACCTACACCGCGATTACCCGCGATGGTGGAGACTTCCAGGATCTGCACCTGCACGGTAACACCATCTACGGCGCCTGCCACTGCGGCGACTTCCTCTACCAGGATTCGCGTAACAAGCGGACCCCCGTGGGCGGTTCGAGCGTGATTCACTCGGTCAAGCTGGTTGCTGCTTTCGATAAGGACAGCGGTAAGATGCTGCCGGAGTTCTCCCCTGCTATTAAGGGTGACCACGGATTCGGTATCTGGGAGTCTTTCGTGGATTCGAAGGGCACCCTGTGGGTTGGCGGCGATATTCACCGTTCGCTGGGTGTTCACGGTACTCAGGATACCGTCGGTTTTGCGCGCTTTGAGGCCCGCGATGTGGCTCCTCCGCCTACCCCGCAGAACCTGAAGGTTGAGCTGAAGGACGATAAGGACGTTCTGACCTGGGATGCTGTACAGGATACCGGTAGTGTCCGCTACCAGATTCTGCGTGATGACCGCGTCATTGCTAGCACTTCGGGTACGAAGTTCGAGATTGACCACACCGATAACGCACGTTACTTTGTGCGCGCTGTGGATAGCTCGGATAACTACTCTGCGTCCACTCCGGTCCAGGTAGCTCCGGTGCGACCGACTCCTACCCCCACGGAGACCGCGACCGCAACGCCTACCGCTGACCCGACTGCTACTGCAGACCCCACGGCAAGTGCTGACCCGACCGCGAGCGCTGACCCCAGTGCTTCGGCAAGCGCTACCCCGAGTGCAGAAGCGACTACTGAGGTACCGAAGGAAGAGAACCCGAAGCCTGCCGATCCGAAGGAAGAAACTCCTAAGGACGATCAGAAGGACGAGGCCGCTAAGGACCAGATTGTTCTGCCCTACGCGTCCGAGTGGAAGTACATGGTCTCCAGCAAGGCTCCCAACCGTAAGTACGGTTGGAAGTACAACTTCCACTTCAGCCTGGAAGATATCGCGCAGGAAGCATGGCAGACCGGCAAGACCCCGATTGGTGTCGGCTCCGGTAACCTTAACACCTCCGTTAATGTTCCGCTTGTGCGTACCCGCCCCAATATCTACGCCTACACCACCATCCAGCTCACTCGTGAGCAGGCGAGCCGCGATCTGGTGCTGACCACCTACGCGGATGACGCTATTGCGGTGGGTGTCAACGGTAAAGAGGTTGGTCGTTCCAACTTCGACACCCGTGGAAAGCTGTGGAATAGCGCGATTGCATCGAGCTCGATTGATACCGCTACGGCTCAGAAGACTCCGGTGACCTTCACCGTTCCGGCTTCTCAGCTGAAGGCTGGTGAGAACCTCATCGCTGTTGAGGTTCACCCGGGCATTAGCCGACGTAACGTTCGCCCGAATGTGAGCTTCGATTTGCAGGCTACCTCCAAGGCACCGGTTGCTGAGCAGCCCGCCGAGAAGGAAGGCGACAAGGAGGCGGATGCTCCCGCCGCACACGAGGCTGAGCAGCCCGTGGTCGACAACGCGAACAACGCGGCAGCCGGCCCGGGCGAGCGACGCATCGTCAATAACGGAGTCGGAACCCGCGTTCCGATGCAGTCCCGAAGGAACTAA
- a CDS encoding glycosyltransferase family 2 protein, whose product MMHFTSRTPAVSAVIATNGKRPELLRVAVRSILEQSYRGFVEVVVVFDRVEPDRLEDIEVGENRALKIVSNTRSGGLAGGRNSGIIASSGEMIGFCDDDDYWMPSKLTQQVALWRENPEATAISSGITVRSGGQDIVRLAPERATFADFLRSRITEIHPSAMLYSREDLLGVDGKPARIGLVDEELPAAYGEDYDLLLRATRHGDVLSVPEPLILVLWDRPSFFSGKWQSMVDGLSYILRKFPEFEQDPKGLARIAGQIAYAQASLGNNKEARAYARAALRRDPKQLRAWAAYVVSTGVIKPATLLDLVQKTGRGL is encoded by the coding sequence ATGATGCACTTCACCTCTCGCACCCCTGCTGTTTCCGCCGTTATCGCAACCAACGGCAAGCGCCCCGAACTGCTGCGCGTGGCTGTCCGCTCCATCCTTGAGCAGAGCTACCGCGGTTTCGTTGAAGTTGTTGTTGTCTTTGACCGCGTTGAGCCCGACCGCCTCGAGGACATTGAGGTCGGCGAAAACCGTGCCCTGAAGATTGTCTCCAACACCCGCTCCGGCGGTCTGGCTGGCGGCCGCAACAGCGGCATCATCGCCTCCAGCGGCGAGATGATTGGCTTCTGCGATGATGACGACTACTGGATGCCTTCCAAGCTCACCCAGCAGGTCGCTCTCTGGCGCGAAAACCCCGAAGCAACCGCTATCTCTTCGGGTATTACCGTCCGCTCCGGTGGTCAGGATATCGTGCGCCTGGCGCCCGAGCGCGCAACCTTCGCTGACTTCCTGCGTTCGCGCATTACCGAAATTCACCCCTCCGCCATGCTGTACTCTCGCGAGGATCTGCTCGGCGTTGACGGTAAGCCCGCCCGCATCGGCCTGGTCGATGAGGAACTGCCCGCCGCCTACGGTGAAGACTACGACCTGCTGCTGCGTGCAACCCGCCACGGCGATGTACTGAGCGTGCCCGAACCGCTGATTCTGGTGCTCTGGGACCGCCCCTCCTTCTTCTCCGGCAAGTGGCAGTCCATGGTTGACGGTCTGAGCTACATTCTGCGTAAGTTCCCTGAATTCGAGCAGGATCCCAAGGGCCTGGCACGTATTGCCGGTCAGATTGCCTACGCTCAGGCATCTCTGGGTAACAACAAGGAGGCGCGCGCGTACGCTCGCGCCGCTCTGCGCCGCGACCCCAAGCAGCTTCGTGCGTGGGCGGCGTATGTGGTGTCCACCGGCGTTATTAAGCCCGCTACTCTTCTTGATCTCGTCCAGAAGACCGGTCGAGGTCTCTAA
- a CDS encoding O-antigen ligase family protein yields MDSTPPSSILRARARNRPVSTAQKKLPAWPLLALLYGFPALWALGVLQIAPLVLAAIMLFYLIIRGNVRVPGSLWVWGAFCVWVVVAALALTRSTDIIGWGLRFVNILSAGIYALYYYNARASISINRLLGGLATLWVTLIVLGYGGVLFPEFRLRTPMSFIMPSGFMQNPLVRDYMLPPLAEVQRPWGAPEAYIRPSAPFPYANSWGLAYTLLTPVMLACLLRLHSIWLRIALLIGMALSTVPAIATSNRGMFIGLGISAAYVLLRQFLAANWRAVGTGVAAITAVVVALFASGTVDNILGRQDYSDSTGGRAALYRATWKATLESPIIGYGTPRMEPSIGVSMGTQGYLWTLMFCFGFVGLALFALFMVCTVAGGARVKTTSGYWLHSVPVACCVVFIFYSFDIAQMTILMLASMACIRSIRDGEGL; encoded by the coding sequence TTGGATAGTACTCCGCCCAGCAGTATTCTGCGTGCCCGCGCGCGCAACCGTCCGGTATCTACGGCGCAGAAGAAGCTCCCCGCTTGGCCTCTGCTGGCGTTGCTGTACGGCTTCCCAGCGCTGTGGGCTTTGGGCGTGCTTCAGATTGCACCGCTGGTACTGGCAGCGATCATGCTTTTTTACCTCATTATTCGAGGTAATGTGCGCGTGCCCGGTTCTCTGTGGGTGTGGGGCGCATTCTGCGTGTGGGTTGTTGTTGCGGCGCTTGCGCTGACCCGTTCGACCGACATTATTGGTTGGGGTCTACGCTTTGTAAATATTCTCAGTGCCGGCATTTACGCCCTGTACTACTACAACGCGCGAGCCTCTATTAGCATCAATAGGCTGCTGGGCGGTCTGGCGACTCTGTGGGTGACCCTGATTGTTCTGGGGTACGGTGGTGTTCTCTTCCCCGAGTTCCGCCTGCGTACTCCGATGAGCTTCATCATGCCTTCTGGTTTTATGCAGAACCCGCTGGTGCGCGACTACATGCTTCCTCCCCTGGCTGAGGTTCAGCGTCCTTGGGGTGCTCCCGAGGCGTATATTCGCCCCTCCGCGCCGTTCCCCTACGCGAATAGTTGGGGTCTGGCGTACACTCTGCTCACCCCGGTGATGCTGGCGTGCTTGCTTCGCCTGCATTCCATCTGGCTGCGTATTGCGTTGCTGATTGGTATGGCGCTTTCTACTGTGCCTGCGATTGCGACCAGTAACCGCGGCATGTTCATTGGTCTAGGTATCAGCGCAGCGTACGTACTGTTGCGTCAGTTCCTTGCGGCTAATTGGCGTGCTGTGGGTACGGGTGTTGCGGCGATTACGGCTGTGGTTGTGGCGCTCTTTGCGTCGGGCACCGTGGATAACATTCTGGGTCGTCAGGACTACTCTGACTCCACCGGTGGCCGTGCGGCGCTCTACCGCGCCACCTGGAAGGCGACCTTGGAGTCCCCGATTATTGGTTACGGCACTCCGCGTATGGAACCGAGCATTGGCGTGTCAATGGGTACCCAGGGGTACCTGTGGACTCTGATGTTCTGCTTCGGCTTCGTGGGTCTGGCGCTGTTCGCGCTCTTCATGGTGTGCACTGTAGCAGGCGGCGCACGAGTGAAGACCACCTCCGGGTACTGGCTGCATAGCGTGCCGGTCGCGTGCTGCGTCGTCTTTATTTTCTACAGCTTCGATATTGCTCAGATGACCATTCTGATGCTCGCGTCGATGGCGTGTATTCGTTCCATTCGGGATGGTGAGGGGCTATGA
- a CDS encoding lipopolysaccharide biosynthesis protein: MTKNQSPRGLETTAVSAFDDAYSTGGHPSRRARLRESGEYVDPVVEQADSQAESSTDEFAPTVDDIRSGRFPATTALSIVPPARGFASEELLPDSLEAGSSESGTSTAGSSAANATAVVGAHLSGSRRVASATAESVEKAQEEKTPNEKAKPSASGAQADSASAKSVPVKKAPGKAKQPSLAKSGSLASLCVMYGAGIAFVTTMVVSNGIGAEGSGEFFRLMALFAIAISLVTFGADTGLVRTMSAQRALGRYGVLPQLIRYGLIPSLVTSVLLVAGVYIYTEIVPMAPQYQAAMRVSSAFVLIAALMTVFFGALRGLHRVVTFTLLQNVLLPTLRFAAVGLVVLFSGQLMDLVYAWTIPVAITAVVALWLLERAFPSEEHVEVLSSEDSPPETFRSFWGFSSARGVATIVETILEWIDVLVVTAFLGAAAGGIYGAVNRCVRVGTMIEHTGRVVTGPSISAALATRQLDRARDIFLSTTRVLTALSWPFYLSLAFFGPTLLGFFGKGFEAGAGILWVICPAAMLSMSAGGVQSVLLMSGKSRWQLLNKLSSLVVAVTLNFTLVPVWGLYGAVTAWASALLIDTFLASYQVFRLVGIRASAREMAPSLFLGAAVPTVCALASLAFLGQSVLGVIVYVVLLVPVYGAVLYRFRKALGIERFLSARRAKS; this comes from the coding sequence ATGACGAAGAATCAGTCCCCTCGTGGTTTAGAGACCACTGCGGTTTCAGCTTTCGATGATGCCTACTCGACGGGCGGTCACCCTAGCCGCCGTGCACGCCTGCGTGAGAGCGGCGAGTACGTGGATCCTGTAGTGGAGCAGGCTGACTCGCAGGCAGAGTCTTCTACCGATGAGTTTGCTCCGACGGTGGACGATATCCGTTCCGGTCGTTTTCCTGCGACCACGGCGCTGTCGATTGTGCCTCCGGCTCGAGGCTTTGCTTCCGAAGAGTTACTGCCCGATTCTTTGGAGGCGGGTTCTTCGGAGTCAGGTACTTCGACTGCTGGTTCCTCAGCGGCAAACGCTACCGCTGTAGTGGGTGCTCATCTGTCCGGTTCCCGGCGGGTTGCCTCGGCTACTGCTGAGTCTGTAGAAAAGGCGCAGGAAGAAAAGACTCCGAATGAGAAGGCTAAGCCTTCCGCGTCAGGTGCTCAGGCAGATAGCGCATCCGCGAAGAGCGTGCCGGTTAAGAAAGCTCCCGGAAAGGCTAAGCAGCCCAGCCTGGCAAAGAGCGGCTCTCTTGCTTCTCTGTGCGTGATGTACGGCGCGGGTATCGCGTTCGTGACCACGATGGTGGTGTCGAACGGTATTGGTGCTGAGGGTTCGGGCGAGTTTTTCCGTCTGATGGCGTTGTTCGCGATTGCGATTTCGCTGGTGACTTTCGGCGCGGATACGGGCTTGGTTCGTACGATGAGTGCTCAGCGTGCGCTGGGTCGTTACGGTGTGCTTCCGCAGCTGATCCGTTACGGTCTGATTCCTTCGCTGGTGACTTCGGTGCTTCTGGTGGCGGGTGTGTACATCTACACCGAGATTGTGCCGATGGCTCCCCAGTATCAGGCGGCGATGCGTGTCAGTTCGGCTTTCGTGCTGATAGCGGCGCTGATGACGGTGTTCTTCGGCGCTCTGCGTGGCCTGCATCGTGTGGTGACCTTTACGCTCCTGCAGAATGTTCTGCTTCCCACTCTGCGTTTTGCGGCGGTGGGTTTGGTTGTTCTGTTCTCGGGTCAGCTCATGGATTTGGTGTACGCCTGGACCATCCCGGTGGCGATTACTGCGGTGGTTGCCCTGTGGCTTTTGGAGCGGGCGTTCCCTTCCGAGGAGCATGTGGAGGTTCTTTCTTCTGAGGATTCTCCGCCTGAGACGTTCCGTTCGTTCTGGGGTTTCAGCTCTGCACGCGGTGTCGCTACCATTGTGGAAACCATCCTGGAGTGGATTGACGTGCTGGTGGTGACGGCGTTCTTGGGTGCCGCTGCCGGTGGTATCTATGGTGCTGTGAACCGTTGTGTTCGTGTGGGCACCATGATTGAACACACCGGCCGCGTGGTGACCGGCCCGTCGATCAGCGCAGCGTTGGCTACTCGTCAGCTCGATCGTGCTCGAGATATTTTCCTTTCGACCACTCGCGTGCTGACTGCGTTGTCTTGGCCGTTCTACCTCTCCCTGGCGTTCTTTGGTCCGACTCTTTTGGGCTTCTTCGGTAAGGGCTTTGAGGCTGGCGCCGGTATTCTCTGGGTGATCTGCCCGGCGGCGATGCTGTCAATGAGTGCCGGTGGCGTGCAGTCTGTTCTGCTGATGAGCGGTAAGAGTCGCTGGCAGCTGTTGAACAAGCTCTCCTCGCTGGTGGTGGCTGTGACTTTGAACTTCACCTTGGTTCCGGTCTGGGGCCTGTACGGTGCGGTGACGGCTTGGGCTTCTGCTCTGCTGATTGATACCTTCCTTGCGAGCTACCAGGTGTTCCGCCTCGTCGGTATTCGTGCTTCGGCCCGTGAGATGGCTCCTTCACTCTTCTTGGGTGCGGCTGTTCCGACGGTGTGCGCTCTGGCGTCTTTGGCTTTCTTGGGTCAGAGCGTGCTGGGCGTCATCGTGTACGTGGTGCTACTGGTGCCGGTGTACGGCGCGGTGCTGTACCGCTTCCGTAAGGCTCTCGGTATTGAGCGTTTCCTTTCCGCCCGCCGCGCGAAGTCTTAA
- a CDS encoding fibrinogen-like YCDxxxxGGGW domain-containing protein: MNFLPFTRGGRSQGVGSSAFEGSRVASRSGSRALGAAAASFAMVAASLGPIASGAQAADARYYDGSSSERAAASCWEVKQNNPRGKSGAYWLYTPAMSAPEQFYCDQETDGGGWVMIGRGRESWTENYYGRGNADQLYKNPTGFDAVQLSGVTVNALLNGTRPQDLPDGVRFHRAMNVEGTTWQDFKAHRDSSTEWTWTLRSKMFWSNISVKNTWQYSNRYDYANRGQVAGNIFTHDSDDFRSLNFEEKASQGYKLGFTYGRNAKITWWTETYLMNRPSAYIYRPADDSTTPLVFTQMFLRPKVTQNDLVAKGLHAYGPQGAAASNRRALPNSYSEKWKWRTSTETGTGKKGEMNTQVEAITEVGGAVFTGGDFAYVESASGEKVEQAFLAGYEVGTGELRRSFRPKINGQVKSVEALPNGLLAVGGSFDQVNGEYYNGFVLLDPQTGQVAKDWDIRVVSRITSLPVQIKTLHVRDGYLYIGGSFTHLKGQTSPTYAYARNLARIKLSNGEVDWNWRPVFNGTVNGVSASEGNADVYVAGYFTQLNNQEAFRLAHMQGNSTNPLAWNHRPSYTPKSARTWDLKNERKMWGFQFDVQDAGSSVWVGGTEHMISRYEKSSMRRTDSAITREGGDFQDLHLSGNTIYGACHCGDFLFQGADTVYSEWENATNAQTIRLVAAFDKDSGKMLPEFAPIMNGAYGYGVWESFVDSTGTLWVGGDIRKSLGANGVQQTVGFARYAPRDVTPPAPPSNLKVTTNGSKDQLTWSGISEHRVKYQVLRDDRPIATVTGTSYSVDHRDGARYYVRAVDTADNYSASTEAAQAA, translated from the coding sequence ATGAATTTTCTTCCGTTCACGCGTGGAGGGCGCTCACAGGGCGTTGGTTCCTCCGCTTTTGAGGGCTCTCGCGTAGCTTCTCGTTCTGGTTCCCGCGCTTTGGGCGCGGCGGCTGCTTCTTTTGCGATGGTTGCGGCTTCTTTGGGTCCGATTGCTTCGGGCGCGCAGGCTGCTGATGCACGCTACTATGACGGTTCGTCGAGCGAGCGCGCGGCTGCGAGCTGCTGGGAGGTTAAGCAGAATAATCCGCGTGGCAAGAGCGGCGCGTACTGGCTGTACACCCCTGCGATGAGTGCTCCTGAGCAGTTCTATTGCGATCAGGAAACTGATGGCGGCGGCTGGGTTATGATTGGCCGCGGTCGTGAGAGCTGGACTGAGAACTACTACGGTCGCGGTAATGCCGATCAGCTGTATAAGAACCCGACCGGCTTTGATGCGGTGCAGCTCTCCGGCGTGACCGTGAACGCGCTACTGAACGGTACCCGTCCGCAGGATTTGCCCGATGGCGTGCGTTTCCATCGCGCGATGAACGTTGAGGGCACTACCTGGCAGGATTTTAAGGCTCACCGTGATTCCAGTACCGAATGGACTTGGACTTTGCGTTCAAAGATGTTCTGGTCAAATATTTCGGTCAAAAACACCTGGCAGTACAGTAACCGTTATGACTACGCCAACCGTGGTCAGGTGGCTGGTAACATCTTCACCCATGATTCTGATGATTTCCGTTCCCTGAACTTCGAAGAGAAGGCATCGCAGGGCTACAAGTTGGGCTTCACCTACGGTCGCAACGCCAAGATTACATGGTGGACCGAGACCTACCTGATGAACCGTCCTTCGGCGTATATTTACCGCCCGGCGGATGATTCGACCACTCCCCTGGTATTTACTCAGATGTTCTTGCGCCCGAAGGTGACTCAGAACGATTTGGTGGCTAAGGGTCTGCATGCTTATGGCCCGCAGGGTGCTGCTGCAAGTAACCGCCGCGCACTACCCAATAGCTACTCCGAGAAGTGGAAGTGGCGTACCAGCACTGAGACCGGTACCGGCAAGAAGGGTGAGATGAACACCCAGGTTGAGGCTATCACCGAGGTCGGTGGCGCTGTCTTTACCGGTGGCGATTTCGCGTACGTTGAGTCGGCAAGCGGTGAGAAGGTTGAGCAGGCTTTCTTGGCTGGTTACGAGGTGGGTACCGGCGAGCTGCGCCGTTCCTTCCGCCCGAAGATTAACGGTCAGGTGAAGTCGGTTGAGGCTCTGCCGAACGGCCTGTTGGCTGTGGGCGGCTCCTTCGATCAGGTGAACGGCGAGTACTACAACGGTTTCGTGCTTCTGGATCCGCAGACCGGTCAGGTGGCTAAGGATTGGGATATCCGCGTGGTCAGCCGCATCACTTCCCTGCCGGTACAGATTAAGACCCTGCACGTGCGTGACGGTTACCTGTACATTGGCGGTTCCTTCACTCATCTGAAGGGCCAGACTTCCCCCACCTACGCGTATGCGAGAAACCTGGCTCGCATTAAGTTGAGCAACGGCGAGGTGGATTGGAACTGGCGTCCGGTCTTTAACGGCACGGTCAACGGTGTGAGCGCTTCCGAGGGCAACGCCGATGTGTACGTTGCTGGCTACTTCACTCAGCTGAATAATCAGGAGGCGTTCCGTCTCGCTCATATGCAAGGTAATAGCACGAACCCGCTGGCTTGGAACCACCGTCCTTCGTACACCCCCAAGAGTGCCCGAACCTGGGATCTGAAAAACGAGCGCAAGATGTGGGGCTTCCAGTTCGATGTTCAGGACGCTGGCTCCTCTGTCTGGGTGGGTGGCACCGAGCATATGATTAGCCGTTACGAGAAGAGCTCGATGCGCCGCACCGATAGCGCGATTACTCGTGAGGGCGGCGATTTCCAGGATCTGCATCTGAGCGGCAACACCATTTACGGTGCGTGCCACTGCGGCGATTTCCTCTTCCAGGGCGCAGACACGGTCTATTCGGAGTGGGAGAACGCGACCAATGCTCAGACCATTCGCCTGGTAGCGGCTTTCGATAAGGACAGCGGTAAGATGCTGCCGGAGTTCGCACCGATTATGAACGGCGCGTATGGCTACGGTGTGTGGGAGTCCTTCGTGGATTCCACCGGCACTCTGTGGGTTGGTGGCGATATCCGTAAGTCGCTGGGTGCTAACGGCGTGCAGCAGACCGTTGGTTTCGCACGTTATGCACCTCGCGATGTGACTCCTCCGGCTCCCCCGAGCAACCTGAAGGTTACGACGAACGGCTCCAAGGATCAGCTGACCTGGTCGGGTATTTCCGAGCATAGGGTGAAGTATCAGGTTCTGCGCGATGATCGTCCTATTGCGACGGTTACGGGCACGAGCTATTCGGTGGATCACCGCGACGGCGCCCGCTACTATGTGCGTGCGGTAGATACTGCGGATAACTATTCGGCAAGTACCGAGGCTGCTCAGGCGGCATAA
- a CDS encoding CDP-alcohol phosphatidyltransferase family protein — protein sequence MSTSEAPHAPNSAPASGFSAKFSHTLRSLEAAQKPGIGVPAYTRWVNRRVARYFAAAAVALGITPNGVTAISAACSAAGIIVLITCPPSVGVGICVALLFALGYGLDSADGQVARVTGASSPAGEWLDHVVDSIRVPSVHMATLLSFLLYPAHYSFTGSNAFNGWIIAMPMIFTALTAGHFMSQILAEQLRNNRKTAAPPTGGPLRSFINLHMDAGTLCWIYIFVGFGPVFVIVYALLLLANAATVLLSMRRKYVSLATPAE from the coding sequence ATGTCCACCTCTGAGGCACCTCACGCCCCGAACTCCGCGCCCGCATCGGGATTTTCTGCGAAGTTTTCTCACACCCTGCGCTCTCTTGAAGCAGCGCAGAAGCCCGGCATTGGCGTTCCCGCCTACACCCGCTGGGTCAACCGCCGAGTAGCACGCTACTTCGCTGCGGCAGCTGTTGCGCTGGGCATCACCCCCAACGGCGTCACCGCAATTTCCGCTGCATGTTCCGCGGCAGGCATCATCGTTCTGATTACCTGCCCGCCCAGCGTTGGTGTAGGTATCTGCGTTGCCCTGCTTTTCGCGCTCGGTTACGGTCTGGACTCCGCTGACGGCCAGGTTGCTCGCGTGACCGGCGCGTCCTCCCCCGCCGGTGAGTGGCTCGACCACGTGGTCGACTCCATCCGTGTGCCCTCCGTGCACATGGCAACTCTGCTCTCCTTCCTGCTGTACCCTGCGCACTACTCCTTTACCGGTTCCAACGCGTTCAACGGCTGGATCATTGCGATGCCCATGATTTTCACCGCGCTGACCGCAGGTCACTTCATGAGCCAGATTCTGGCTGAGCAGCTACGCAACAACCGCAAGACCGCTGCTCCCCCGACCGGTGGTCCCCTGCGCTCCTTCATCAACCTGCACATGGACGCTGGCACCCTCTGCTGGATTTACATTTTCGTTGGCTTCGGCCCCGTATTCGTCATCGTCTACGCACTGCTTCTGCTGGCTAATGCCGCAACCGTCCTGCTGTCCATGCGTCGCAAGTACGTTAGCCTCGCGACCCCCGCTGAGTAA